Part of the Fibrobacter sp. UWP2 genome, CGAATCCCGCAATAAAGAGTAATTTTTTCATGAATCCCATACCACACACACCGAGCCAACTACCCGGATACAAATAATATATACTGCGTGTGGTGGAATGTACAAGTAAAACTTTAAAAACTTACTTGCCGGCAATCTCGACAACCTTCTTGTTGTTGGTGCTGCCGAGGACCACCTTCACGTCGCGCTTGTGTACCTTGAAGTAGCCCGCCAAAAGCTCGCAAATGGCCTCGTTGGCGGCGCCCTCCACGGGAGGGGCCTTGACTTCGACCTTGTAGCTTCCGTCGGGGAGCGGGGTCACGCTTTCGCGCTTGCTCCTTGCGTGGACCTTGATGTTGATGCGCATTTGGTCACCTGTGCCAGGGCTGGCCTAGGCAATCACGTTGCCCACGGGCTTGATTCCCGGGACGGCCTGCGGCTTGGGCTGCTGCTTGAGTGCCTCGAGTTCGCGCTGGTCGTTCTCCATGGCGGCGAGGAGTTCCTCCTGCCCGCGGATCAGCGCTCGGCAACGGATAAAGTAGTTGTTGCGCAGCTGCTTGAGCTGCTCAATCTCGGCTCTCAGTTCTTCGGCCTCGCGCTTGGTGTTCTCTACCTCGCGTACGGCGCGGGCCTTGGCCTCGGCAATAATGAGCTCCGCCTCTTTCTCGGCG contains:
- a CDS encoding DivIVA domain-containing protein translates to MELTPLDIRNQTFHKKNFGGIDAEEVKAFLETAATAFEQMSRNRTDLTERLKIAEERVNYYRQIEKTIQDAVVTMQKTVDEVKANAEKEAELIIAEAKARAVREVENTKREAEELRAEIEQLKQLRNNYFIRCRALIRGQEELLAAMENDQRELEALKQQPKPQAVPGIKPVGNVIA
- a CDS encoding DUF167 domain-containing protein yields the protein MRINIKVHARSKRESVTPLPDGSYKVEVKAPPVEGAANEAICELLAGYFKVHKRDVKVVLGSTNNKKVVEIAGK